A genomic region of Kribbella sp. NBC_00382 contains the following coding sequences:
- the eccCa gene encoding type VII secretion protein EccCa: MATVVVRRPTRRPAPELPGGELLLEAPPEVPEAGGRQWAQMLMVLPMVAMMGAMMLMFSGSIASSLRYVIFGLFGLAMIGMIVMAMFNRGNGAGKVEMGQARRTYLRHLAQQRLRLGRAIDQQRETLHYLHPDPTSLWALAGSYRLWERRGDDPDFGVTRIGIGRQGPMTAVVPPDTQPLERLEPLSALALRRFVSTYAAVSNLPLAIAVTGFARIYLPGDEGRSQSLTRAMIAQLAALHAPDNLRIAVCAGPDRRADWDWVKWLPHALHPERTDALGPLRLIAPSITAIEAMLDDLIANRPRFDPDTASAVRGPHLVVVLDGGDVDGSDHLLAGAGLEGVTILDLTFPPPRALDPSAISLYVGADGGMDAETMDGTETIGEADTLDLVSAEGLARQLAPLRLTAGAHGEQPLSADLGLAELLDLGDPFDFDPEDTWLPRPSRDRLRVKFGLRADGQPIELDLKESAQEGMGPHGLLIGATGSGKSELLRTLVLALAITHPPRSLNFALVDFKGGATFTRLDKLPHTSAVITNLAEELHLVDRMADAINGELLRRQELLRAAGNFSSLRDYEKARAAGAPLEEVPTLLVICDEFSELLTARPDFIDMFVQIGRVGRSLGVHLLLASQRLEEGRLRGLETHLSYRIGLRTFSDIDSRTVLGVNDAFHLPRAPGHGFLRVGTEQMDRFRSAYVSGVHRRPVPGMLPLTDEQTLELLDYSSAYVAAAVEDEVDESPADPDGVFDEAIGESLMDVLVDRFEGKGTAAHQIWLPPLDKAPALGSVLPGTPNSPLVPGFRPGRLMTVAGIVDRPLEQRRDPLLLDLSAGGGHVAVAGAVQSGKSTALVSIIAGLALTHSPRDVQFYCLDFGGGVLSGVQDLPHVGGVAGRQDVNAVRRSVIEVLGIIAEREKTFAKLRIDSMETYRERRRSGELADLPYGDVFLVIDGWATIRNDFDDLEQLLADIATRGLAYGVHLMISVARWFDLRTNIRDLCATKLELRIGDPIDSMVDRRAAALVPERAPGRGISAGRHHFLIAAPRLSEPAGEERVTVGLADLVQKVVAAWPDVAAPEVRLLPSDVPYEACNGASSAEAGLAVGVAERSLEPVLLDPVANPTFILLGDAVSGKTSFLRTLHRRIVETYTPEQACVLVIDHRRSLLGSVEGEHLLGYGTGHQVSADLINRLVQILDQRIPGPDVTPQQLRDRSWWQGPDIFVLIDDYDMVASGEGHPLMPLLPYIPQAADIGLRVYAARRTGGAMRGLFEPVLAKIRDVGSPGLLLSGSRDEGLLLGGLRAQPLPPGRGFLINRQGSTQLIQLTHPPAD, translated from the coding sequence ATGGCAACAGTGGTGGTCCGGCGCCCGACCCGGCGGCCCGCGCCCGAACTGCCCGGCGGTGAGCTGTTGCTGGAGGCGCCGCCCGAGGTACCGGAGGCCGGCGGCCGGCAGTGGGCGCAGATGCTGATGGTGCTGCCGATGGTGGCGATGATGGGCGCGATGATGCTGATGTTCTCGGGCAGCATCGCCAGCAGCCTGCGGTACGTGATCTTCGGTCTGTTCGGGCTGGCCATGATCGGGATGATCGTGATGGCGATGTTCAACCGCGGCAACGGCGCCGGCAAGGTCGAGATGGGACAGGCCCGGCGTACCTACCTGCGGCACCTCGCGCAGCAACGCCTGCGGCTCGGCCGCGCGATCGACCAGCAGCGGGAGACTCTGCACTACCTGCATCCCGATCCCACCTCGCTGTGGGCACTGGCGGGCAGCTACCGGCTCTGGGAGCGCCGCGGCGACGACCCCGACTTCGGCGTCACCCGGATCGGGATCGGCCGGCAAGGCCCGATGACGGCGGTCGTACCGCCGGACACACAACCGCTGGAACGGCTGGAACCCCTTTCCGCGTTGGCGTTGCGCCGTTTCGTCTCGACGTACGCCGCGGTGTCCAACCTCCCGTTGGCGATCGCCGTCACCGGGTTCGCCCGGATCTACCTGCCCGGCGACGAGGGCCGTTCGCAGTCGTTGACGCGGGCAATGATCGCTCAACTGGCGGCGCTGCACGCGCCGGACAACTTGCGGATCGCCGTCTGCGCCGGACCGGATCGCCGCGCCGACTGGGACTGGGTGAAATGGCTCCCGCACGCCCTGCACCCCGAACGGACCGACGCGCTCGGACCACTGCGCCTGATCGCGCCCTCGATCACCGCGATCGAGGCGATGCTCGACGACCTGATCGCCAACCGCCCGCGCTTCGATCCCGACACCGCGAGCGCGGTCCGCGGGCCACACCTGGTGGTCGTCCTCGACGGCGGTGACGTCGACGGATCCGATCACCTGCTGGCCGGCGCCGGGCTGGAGGGCGTGACGATCCTGGACCTGACCTTCCCGCCACCCCGTGCGCTCGACCCGAGCGCGATCAGCCTGTACGTCGGAGCCGACGGCGGCATGGATGCCGAGACGATGGACGGCACCGAGACCATCGGCGAAGCGGACACCCTGGACCTGGTCTCCGCCGAGGGCCTGGCTCGCCAGCTCGCCCCGCTCCGGTTGACGGCCGGAGCCCACGGCGAGCAGCCGCTGAGCGCCGACCTTGGGCTGGCCGAGCTGCTCGATCTCGGTGATCCCTTCGACTTCGATCCCGAGGACACCTGGTTGCCACGGCCGAGTCGCGACCGGCTCCGGGTCAAGTTCGGTCTGCGGGCCGACGGACAGCCGATCGAGCTCGACCTGAAGGAGTCCGCGCAGGAAGGGATGGGCCCGCACGGCCTGCTGATCGGCGCCACCGGCTCCGGCAAGAGCGAGTTGCTGCGGACCCTCGTACTGGCGCTGGCGATCACGCATCCGCCGCGGTCGCTGAACTTCGCGCTGGTCGACTTCAAGGGTGGCGCGACCTTCACCCGGCTGGACAAGCTCCCGCACACCAGCGCGGTGATCACCAACCTGGCCGAGGAACTGCACCTGGTCGACCGGATGGCCGACGCGATCAACGGCGAGCTGCTCCGCCGGCAGGAGCTTTTACGGGCCGCAGGCAACTTCTCTTCCCTGCGCGACTACGAGAAGGCCAGGGCGGCCGGGGCGCCGCTGGAGGAAGTACCGACGCTGCTGGTGATCTGTGACGAGTTCAGCGAACTGCTGACCGCCCGGCCGGACTTCATCGACATGTTCGTCCAGATCGGCCGGGTGGGACGGTCGCTCGGCGTCCACCTGCTGCTGGCCAGCCAGCGGCTGGAGGAAGGCCGGTTGCGCGGCCTGGAGACCCACCTGTCGTACCGCATCGGGCTGCGGACGTTCTCCGACATCGACAGCCGGACCGTGCTCGGGGTCAACGACGCGTTCCACCTGCCGCGGGCCCCTGGTCACGGGTTCCTGCGGGTCGGTACCGAGCAGATGGATCGCTTCCGTTCGGCGTATGTCTCCGGGGTTCATCGCCGGCCGGTCCCCGGCATGCTGCCGCTGACCGATGAGCAGACGCTGGAGCTGCTCGACTACTCCAGCGCCTACGTCGCCGCAGCGGTCGAGGACGAGGTCGACGAGTCACCGGCCGACCCCGATGGCGTGTTCGACGAGGCGATCGGCGAGAGCCTGATGGACGTCCTGGTCGACCGGTTCGAGGGCAAGGGAACCGCCGCGCACCAGATCTGGTTGCCCCCGCTGGACAAGGCTCCGGCCCTCGGTTCCGTGCTCCCCGGTACTCCGAACAGCCCACTGGTGCCCGGCTTCCGGCCCGGCCGGCTGATGACGGTGGCCGGCATCGTGGACCGGCCGCTCGAACAGCGTCGCGATCCGTTGCTGCTCGACCTCTCCGCGGGCGGTGGACACGTCGCGGTCGCCGGCGCGGTGCAGAGCGGTAAGAGCACAGCACTGGTCTCGATCATCGCCGGGCTCGCCCTGACGCACTCGCCCCGCGACGTGCAGTTCTACTGCCTCGACTTCGGTGGCGGCGTGCTGAGCGGCGTCCAGGACCTGCCGCACGTCGGTGGGGTGGCCGGACGGCAGGACGTCAACGCGGTCCGTCGCAGCGTCATCGAAGTACTGGGCATCATCGCCGAGCGGGAGAAGACGTTCGCCAAGCTCCGGATCGACAGCATGGAGACGTATCGCGAACGCCGGCGCAGCGGTGAGCTCGCCGACCTGCCGTACGGCGACGTGTTCCTGGTCATCGACGGCTGGGCCACGATCCGCAACGACTTCGACGACCTCGAGCAACTGCTCGCCGACATCGCGACCCGGGGCCTGGCCTACGGCGTGCACCTGATGATCAGCGTGGCTCGCTGGTTCGATCTGCGGACCAACATCCGCGACCTGTGCGCGACCAAACTCGAACTGCGGATCGGCGACCCGATCGACTCGATGGTCGACCGGCGGGCGGCCGCGCTGGTTCCGGAGCGGGCTCCGGGACGCGGTATCTCCGCCGGCCGGCATCACTTCCTGATCGCTGCTCCCCGGCTGTCCGAGCCGGCCGGCGAGGAGCGAGTCACCGTCGGGCTCGCCGACCTGGTCCAGAAGGTCGTCGCCGCCTGGCCCGATGTCGCCGCACCCGAGGTCCGCTTGCTGCCGTCCGACGTACCGTACGAAGCCTGCAACGGCGCGAGCTCCGCGGAAGCCGGGCTGGCCGTGGGTGTTGCCGAGCGCAGCCTCGAGCCGGTTCTGCTCGATCCGGTGGCCAACCCGACCTTCATCCTGCTCGGTGACGCGGTCTCCGGGAAGACCAGCTTCCTGCGCACGCTGCACCGGCGGATCGTCGAGACGTACACACCCGAACAAGCCTGTGTGCTGGTCATCGATCACCGGCGCAGTCTGCTCGGCTCGGTCGAAGGCGAACACCTGCTCGGCTACGGCACCGGGCACCAGGTCTCCGCGGACCTGATCAACCGGCTGGTCCAGATCCTCGATCAGCGCATTCCTGGACCGGACGTCACCCCGCAGCAACTGCGGGACCGCTCGTGGTGGCAGGGCCCGGACATCTTCGTCCTGATCGACGACTACGACATGGTCGCCTCCGGCGAAGGCCACCCGTTGATGCCGCTGCTGCCGTACATCCCGCAGGCAGCGGACATCGGCCTGCGGGTCTACGCGGCCCGGCGGACCGGTGGTGCGATGCGCGGGCTGTTCGAGCCGGTACTGGCGAAGATCCGCGATGTCGGTTCGCCCGGCCTGCTGCTGTCCGGCAGCCGGGACGAGGGCCTGCTGCTCGGTGGGCTGCGGGCCCAGCCGCTGCCGCCGGGCCGAGGCTTCCTGATCAACCGGCAGGGCAGCACCCAGCTGATCCAGCTGACCCACCCGCCGGCCGACTGA
- a CDS encoding serine/threonine protein kinase, translated as MAEIPVSGLVLRAEGPVASVFLVAPVAGGRTAVLKVYPQPLDRRTYNGVEVEQAKLAGLRSVASILRVDALEELPDGRTGLRMEFCPQSLVELVAGRPLPIGDVVVLGQILASVLADAHNAGLVHGGVTPANVLERSSGQPALSDFGMALRLRFPRDLMGDAAYTAPEVLRDGELSEQADVYGLGAVLYLALTGHSPFPARTGEAADDVVLRVLREPVPEVSGRDVPAALAGLLTRMMAKEPDARPEAAQVVQELEALLLQADEPAVDDLDFDDFRDELATGRVTQVAPARVPVKKTAKKKASWKKPSKTMVIAGAAAVALLAVVPVVLQPGDKKEPTAGPLPQMTPTVTATPQPVDIELKPPQDLGTSVKLQWSTFKPMTVAVFGAEQGKKEPVLLYKGTSTSWSGKITPGLKYCFEVQGTDGVGGYTSKPMPIRGASCSS; from the coding sequence ATGGCGGAGATACCTGTGAGTGGGTTGGTTCTGCGGGCCGAGGGACCGGTTGCGTCGGTTTTCCTGGTGGCCCCGGTGGCTGGTGGGCGGACGGCGGTGCTGAAGGTCTATCCGCAGCCGTTGGATCGGCGGACCTACAACGGGGTCGAGGTGGAGCAGGCGAAGCTTGCCGGCCTTCGGTCGGTGGCGTCGATTCTGCGGGTGGACGCGCTGGAGGAGTTGCCTGACGGGCGGACCGGGTTGCGGATGGAGTTCTGTCCGCAGTCGTTGGTGGAGTTGGTCGCCGGCAGGCCGCTGCCGATCGGTGATGTCGTGGTTCTGGGACAGATACTCGCTTCTGTGCTGGCCGATGCGCACAATGCCGGGCTGGTTCATGGTGGGGTGACGCCGGCCAACGTGCTTGAGCGGTCCAGCGGTCAGCCGGCGTTGAGTGACTTCGGGATGGCGTTGCGGTTGCGGTTTCCGCGGGACTTGATGGGGGACGCGGCGTACACGGCTCCTGAGGTGTTGCGGGATGGTGAGCTGTCGGAGCAGGCCGATGTCTACGGGCTGGGGGCCGTGCTCTACCTGGCGTTGACCGGGCACTCGCCCTTCCCGGCAAGGACCGGTGAGGCCGCGGATGATGTCGTACTACGGGTCCTCCGCGAACCTGTGCCTGAGGTTTCCGGCCGCGATGTGCCCGCGGCCTTGGCGGGGTTGCTCACTCGGATGATGGCCAAGGAGCCGGACGCCCGACCCGAGGCGGCGCAGGTCGTACAGGAGCTGGAAGCCCTTCTGCTGCAGGCGGATGAGCCCGCGGTGGACGACCTGGATTTCGACGATTTCCGCGATGAGCTCGCCACCGGACGGGTCACGCAGGTTGCGCCGGCCCGGGTGCCGGTGAAGAAGACCGCCAAGAAGAAGGCGTCGTGGAAGAAGCCGTCCAAGACGATGGTGATCGCAGGGGCCGCCGCGGTGGCGCTGCTCGCCGTAGTACCGGTGGTGTTGCAGCCTGGCGACAAGAAGGAGCCGACTGCCGGTCCGCTCCCTCAGATGACGCCAACCGTGACGGCAACCCCGCAGCCGGTGGATATCGAGCTCAAGCCGCCGCAGGACCTCGGTACCTCGGTGAAGCTGCAGTGGAGCACGTTCAAGCCGATGACGGTCGCCGTATTCGGCGCGGAGCAAGGCAAGAAGGAGCCGGTGCTCCTCTACAAGGGCACCAGCACCTCCTGGAGCGGCAAGATCACCCCTGGCCTCAAGTACTGCTTCGAGGTCCAGGGCACTGACGGCGTCGGCGGCTACACCAGCAAGCCGATGCCGATCCGCGGCGCCTCCTGCTCAAGCTGA
- a CDS encoding transglutaminase family protein: protein MSSRRRTLAVIVAAFIGGLCFGPVFSVAGLLPSVGAVCLAAYLVTELCRLWPSLLAWRPILVIAAGLLAVIETVLRATTLAGLPTGSTFSALGHGLSSWQTTLESTWPARPDAELVLFVPLLVLLACLLGLELLDRTPPLVAVLPGLAVVGVSQLYIALAGLTAVLVALAYGLVVAALLVADWTGRTDKARRTSPLSPLVAAAIVMVIAVVGGVAVSALDVSGRTPYTLQKAQSAAVPNSRVASPLDELASRLSQQNQGKLLFRYKSSEPVSRWRQVALEQFDGANWSTDYSFLRLGSQLAPGPRVTVGTTEQHATVELKGLTGPWLPGQLLPSSVSGVEEPQIEPNGGTLISAVQPQSYDLTWSKPAVSAKQLYRSGIDPDEVDGLGNLGPVPNEIYAKAEEAIQEKRATFATALALETYMWDHYQVATKDPLPTGHSWPQLKPFLEGETYGTSEQFAAGYVALARLKGIPARLAVGFRAPDKPDADGWYSVYNRDAFAWPEVAVDGVGWWPLDPAGKAAEGNKKPAPGSDAEVTQQAREESVPVDKIEDPVVPPSTDDPGDDRSWGGVDVPVFGIFIGSVALLLLWLVGVPLLKLVRGIRRRRRTGSAAVVGAWAEVRDRLRAHGVAVTTGMTVRDLVAASGDVADDRARAGIGVVAQSVDRALWSGAPAGPDLGKQAWDGVREVSRGLRSRPWTDRLQAAFEIRSLF from the coding sequence GTGAGCAGCCGGCGCCGGACCCTTGCGGTGATCGTTGCCGCGTTCATCGGCGGTCTTTGCTTCGGGCCCGTTTTCTCGGTGGCCGGGTTGTTGCCGTCGGTCGGCGCGGTCTGCCTGGCGGCGTACCTGGTCACCGAGCTTTGTCGGCTGTGGCCGTCGTTGCTGGCCTGGCGGCCGATCCTGGTGATCGCGGCCGGGCTGCTGGCCGTGATCGAAACGGTGCTGCGGGCAACTACTCTGGCCGGCTTGCCTACGGGGTCGACGTTCTCGGCCTTGGGGCACGGATTGAGTTCGTGGCAGACGACGCTGGAGTCGACCTGGCCGGCTCGGCCGGATGCGGAGCTGGTGCTGTTCGTTCCGCTGCTCGTGTTGCTCGCTTGTCTGCTGGGGTTGGAGTTGCTCGATCGGACGCCGCCTCTGGTGGCAGTCCTGCCGGGTCTTGCGGTGGTCGGCGTGAGTCAGCTCTATATTGCGTTGGCTGGGCTTACCGCAGTACTGGTTGCTCTTGCGTATGGCTTGGTGGTTGCCGCGTTGCTGGTGGCCGATTGGACCGGGCGGACGGACAAGGCCCGGCGTACGAGTCCCTTGTCGCCGTTGGTGGCTGCTGCCATCGTGATGGTGATCGCTGTGGTGGGTGGCGTCGCGGTGAGTGCGCTCGACGTGAGCGGGCGGACGCCGTACACGCTGCAGAAGGCCCAGAGCGCCGCCGTCCCGAACTCGCGCGTCGCCAGTCCGCTGGACGAATTGGCGAGCCGGTTGAGCCAGCAGAACCAGGGAAAGTTGCTGTTCCGCTACAAGTCGTCGGAGCCGGTCAGCCGGTGGCGGCAAGTGGCACTGGAGCAGTTCGACGGTGCCAACTGGTCCACCGACTACTCCTTCCTCCGCTTGGGATCGCAGCTGGCTCCGGGCCCCAGGGTGACCGTCGGGACAACCGAGCAGCACGCCACGGTCGAGCTGAAGGGGCTGACCGGACCGTGGCTGCCCGGACAGTTGCTGCCGTCCTCCGTCAGCGGAGTGGAGGAGCCACAGATCGAGCCGAACGGCGGCACGCTGATCTCGGCAGTCCAGCCGCAGAGCTACGACCTGACTTGGTCCAAGCCGGCCGTGTCTGCCAAGCAGTTGTACCGGTCGGGGATCGACCCGGACGAGGTCGATGGCCTGGGAAACCTCGGTCCGGTGCCCAACGAGATCTATGCGAAGGCCGAGGAGGCCATTCAGGAGAAGCGGGCGACCTTCGCGACGGCCCTCGCGCTGGAGACCTACATGTGGGACCACTACCAGGTCGCCACCAAGGATCCGTTGCCGACCGGACACAGCTGGCCGCAACTCAAGCCGTTCCTGGAAGGCGAGACGTACGGCACCAGCGAGCAGTTCGCCGCCGGGTACGTCGCGCTGGCGCGGCTGAAGGGCATCCCGGCCCGGCTGGCCGTGGGGTTCCGGGCACCCGACAAACCGGATGCTGATGGCTGGTACTCGGTCTACAACCGCGATGCGTTCGCCTGGCCGGAGGTCGCTGTCGACGGCGTCGGGTGGTGGCCGTTGGATCCGGCGGGGAAGGCTGCCGAGGGCAACAAGAAGCCGGCTCCGGGCAGCGACGCGGAGGTGACTCAGCAGGCGCGGGAGGAGTCGGTACCGGTCGACAAGATCGAGGATCCGGTGGTACCGCCGTCGACGGACGACCCGGGCGACGATCGGAGTTGGGGCGGGGTCGACGTACCGGTGTTCGGGATCTTCATCGGGTCCGTCGCGTTGCTCTTGCTATGGCTGGTGGGGGTGCCGTTGCTGAAGCTCGTCCGCGGGATTCGACGGCGTCGGCGTACCGGGAGTGCGGCGGTGGTTGGCGCGTGGGCGGAGGTACGGGATCGCTTGCGGGCTCACGGGGTTGCGGTGACGACCGGTATGACCGTGCGGGACTTGGTTGCGGCTTCGGGCGATGTGGCGGATGACCGGGCCCGGGCTGGGATCGGCGTCGTGGCGCAGTCGGTCGACCGAGCCTTGTGGTCAGGCGCGCCGGCTGGCCCTGATCTCGGGAAGCAGGCGTGGGACGGCGTACGGGAAGTCAGCCGTGGCCTGCGGTCTCGCCCGTGGACCGACCGGCTGCAAGCGGCCTTCGAGATCCGGAGCCTCTTCTAG
- the eccB gene encoding type VII secretion protein EccB, whose translation MATRKDQLQAHQFSIQRMTSALVTRETDPEQPPFKRPLAAAFWSAAILVLALVVAGVYGLVVPGGSKAWSGGDVVVVEKETGTRFVYVDGHLHPVTNYTSALLALGKYGAVRRVSRRSLADVPRGSLIGIKDAPDALPDRKRLLTGGWTLCSEPALDASGAATSESVLMVGSQPTQDQSMLDAAMLVEVMETGDQYLIWKGYRHRIQKSDTTTVGLALGSEPWARVGSAFVASLPDGDPIAPIATAGVGKPSSAIPDRSGTRIGQLFVVATSSGAQQYYLALKDKLRPITALQYDIQRAYRPITAAYGGKAPVALPLGLLSLGRAEPPSTRADEGQTPRTRPKFVAPRNGQGTVCATYQPDDRVPTVTIDATMPPRDQATMTVKRGKLGTALADRILVEPGAAAIVEAMPSDQAQAGTVSIITDLGRAYSLSDPALLETLGYDGVEPVRIPAQLVARIPQGTGLDPSAAIQPVA comes from the coding sequence ATGGCGACCAGGAAGGACCAGCTCCAGGCGCACCAGTTCTCCATCCAGCGGATGACGTCTGCGCTGGTGACCCGGGAGACCGACCCGGAGCAGCCACCGTTCAAGCGACCGCTGGCCGCCGCCTTCTGGAGCGCGGCGATCCTCGTCCTCGCACTGGTGGTGGCCGGTGTCTACGGCCTGGTCGTCCCGGGCGGGAGCAAGGCCTGGAGCGGCGGCGACGTGGTCGTGGTCGAGAAGGAGACCGGGACCCGGTTCGTCTACGTCGACGGCCATCTGCACCCGGTCACCAACTACACTTCCGCATTGCTTGCCCTAGGCAAATATGGCGCAGTCCGGCGGGTGTCGCGGCGGTCGCTGGCGGACGTACCGCGGGGATCACTGATCGGCATCAAGGACGCCCCCGACGCGCTGCCGGACCGCAAGCGGCTGCTCACCGGTGGCTGGACCTTGTGTTCCGAGCCGGCCCTCGACGCCAGCGGGGCGGCCACCAGCGAGTCCGTCCTGATGGTTGGTTCGCAGCCCACCCAGGACCAGTCGATGCTGGACGCCGCGATGCTGGTGGAGGTGATGGAGACCGGCGACCAGTACCTGATCTGGAAGGGCTACCGGCACCGGATCCAGAAGTCCGACACCACCACGGTCGGCCTGGCGCTTGGTTCGGAACCCTGGGCCCGGGTCGGCTCGGCCTTCGTCGCCTCGCTGCCGGACGGGGACCCGATCGCGCCGATCGCCACGGCCGGCGTGGGCAAGCCGTCGTCCGCGATCCCGGACCGGTCCGGCACCCGGATCGGACAGCTGTTCGTCGTGGCCACCTCGAGCGGCGCCCAGCAGTACTACCTCGCGCTCAAGGACAAGCTCCGGCCGATCACCGCGTTGCAGTACGACATCCAGCGCGCGTACCGCCCGATCACCGCGGCGTACGGCGGCAAGGCGCCGGTCGCGCTCCCGCTCGGCCTGCTGTCGTTGGGTCGCGCCGAACCACCGTCGACCCGGGCTGACGAGGGCCAGACGCCGCGGACCCGGCCCAAATTCGTTGCCCCACGCAACGGCCAGGGGACGGTCTGCGCGACCTACCAGCCCGATGACCGGGTCCCCACGGTCACCATCGACGCCACGATGCCGCCGCGCGACCAGGCGACCATGACCGTCAAACGAGGAAAACTCGGTACCGCGCTGGCCGACCGCATCCTGGTAGAACCGGGCGCCGCCGCGATCGTCGAGGCGATGCCGTCGGACCAGGCGCAGGCAGGCACCGTCTCCATCATCACCGACCTGGGCCGCGCCTACTCGCTGTCCGATCCGGCTCTGCTCGAAACCCTGGGCTACGACGGCGTCGAACCAGTCCGAATCCCCGCCCAGCTAGTAGCCCGGATCCCCCAAGGCACCGGCCTGGACCCCTCAGCCGCCATCCAACCCGTCGCCTGA
- the eccD gene encoding type VII secretion integral membrane protein EccD: MNITGLLRVTIATPQRRLDLALPEHSSVAEVLPGVLTKAGEHLADEGAPGGGWVLRRADGAELVLGRSLSSHRIRDGEILHLVPRRLEWPELEYDDLVDAVASGSGRLGAAWSPWHTRMSGLISAAIALLVVIVTILRLGTPWQTPAGWLLLTSLLLVAGAVTLARVVGDSGAGVMVGGIGLPCAGLGGGLLLAGAASWPAVGAPQVLAASAALMLAGAACYLGVVDGAVLFIGAISVGVLGVAGGWIGTSEALDGADVAAILGAALLGFSPLFASLALRLGRLPMPILPRTTADLVRDDPLPPRKQVYGAVVRADGLLTGMLVGLMVVLSTCQVLLVLAETRSATILVCLLSAGAFLRTRLYPIVKQRLLLLIPALVGGAGLVLGPLSRQLADPVAVIAPAVLVLAALAVFFGLRYSIRRPSPYLSRYAEIVEIMVTLAVIPVAAAVLGLYGAVRGWGG, encoded by the coding sequence ATGAACATCACCGGTCTTCTCCGCGTCACCATCGCCACCCCCCAACGCCGGCTGGACCTGGCCTTGCCTGAGCACTCGTCGGTCGCCGAGGTGCTGCCCGGCGTACTGACCAAAGCCGGGGAGCATCTCGCCGACGAAGGCGCTCCCGGCGGCGGGTGGGTGTTGCGCAGAGCCGACGGGGCTGAGCTCGTCCTCGGCCGGAGCCTCAGCTCGCACCGGATCCGCGACGGGGAGATCCTGCACCTCGTCCCGCGCCGGCTGGAATGGCCCGAGCTCGAGTACGACGACCTGGTCGACGCGGTCGCCTCCGGCTCCGGCCGGCTCGGCGCTGCCTGGTCGCCCTGGCACACCAGGATGTCCGGTCTGATCTCCGCGGCGATCGCCCTGCTGGTCGTCATCGTCACGATCCTGCGCCTGGGCACGCCCTGGCAGACCCCTGCGGGCTGGCTGCTGCTCACGTCGTTGCTGCTGGTAGCAGGCGCGGTCACCTTGGCCAGAGTGGTCGGCGACTCCGGAGCCGGTGTGATGGTCGGAGGGATCGGCCTGCCGTGCGCAGGGCTCGGAGGCGGCCTCCTGCTGGCCGGTGCGGCGAGCTGGCCCGCGGTTGGCGCGCCACAGGTCCTCGCCGCGAGCGCCGCTCTGATGCTGGCCGGCGCGGCCTGCTACCTCGGTGTCGTGGACGGCGCGGTCCTGTTCATCGGTGCGATCAGCGTCGGGGTCCTGGGCGTGGCCGGCGGCTGGATCGGTACTTCGGAGGCTCTCGACGGTGCTGACGTCGCTGCGATCCTCGGCGCTGCCCTGCTGGGGTTCTCGCCGTTGTTCGCCTCCCTCGCGCTCCGATTGGGACGGCTGCCGATGCCGATCCTGCCCCGGACGACCGCCGACCTGGTCCGGGACGATCCATTGCCGCCACGCAAACAAGTGTACGGCGCTGTGGTCCGCGCCGACGGTCTGCTGACGGGGATGCTGGTCGGGCTGATGGTCGTACTGTCGACCTGCCAGGTCCTGCTGGTGCTGGCCGAGACGCGGTCGGCGACGATCCTGGTCTGCCTGCTGAGCGCCGGAGCATTCCTCCGCACCCGGCTGTACCCGATCGTGAAGCAACGGTTGCTGCTGCTGATTCCTGCCCTCGTCGGCGGAGCCGGTCTTGTCCTCGGTCCGCTGAGCCGGCAGCTCGCCGATCCGGTCGCGGTGATCGCCCCGGCCGTGCTGGTACTGGCCGCGCTCGCGGTCTTCTTCGGCCTGCGGTACAGCATCCGCCGGCCGAGCCCGTACCTGAGCAGGTACGCCGAGATCGTGGAGATCATGGTGACGCTCGCGGTGATCCCGGTGGCGGCAGCGGTGCTCGGCCTGTACGGCGCTGTGCGGGGCTGGGGAGGCTGA